In Salmo salar chromosome ssa24, Ssal_v3.1, whole genome shotgun sequence, the following proteins share a genomic window:
- the ccdc180 gene encoding coiled-coil domain-containing protein 180 isoform X3 — MAETRVIPSGKVYRQMFDAQVQLSRSLHDTRRKRETNEGFLPRDNPPLSRDTDTGLQQQIRSLQTETHQCSEEMAVRYQLFSGIKHCQTTEEQLVEEEIRGLPDHVVAEKPGSDIIERLMEKKQRNHLEAVAQLYRDLSVLSVEYETLFRKTGQEVLHQLSVYDGNVERQMQRIENLSDLEKFTLQGLHDFWDTVKQESVIRRKWIKDLDDTLAKYESDRTAMIAALLRKYTGKLEKICYVMPSDIHRLINREAMMINQAILANRRAVAKLYLNLMENDLQKEVFHRLRWEDKLQDWKSFKVLGVVSRFKDFMGSPPIQCPKDVQAILDTMSAAQQSFRERRIKILQSLTAMIPPRCSKTLITDWYKSLSSVNEQIDCMHIESMRKLHSYYENTWQECLAEVEQVKKEITTYGVSPEEIQHTVNAEFLPLIGKCQSQTEEHLATMDRAFESLAKRAAVLSKSLFKFTRGASHLWEVHSAGLQRREQQLQDQLDEVRYSQEHEIQKKEAHLDVMLDRLRQESTEEALKITLEKTLHSLDEIKLVYMHFYKEEVDTVESYPAMVLEELHSYSSAVSRFFNVKEIYTGSQDSEELRSLYPVINLDLSGRASVKRTRQTTVQGRKRCPGGFQKSPNPAHSSFDEFDTEDDIDSHWEFLDSQSSESFCTSKGNVYNGQSFVSQWDTEQDPIPSEMELVVFPRSLLADLQKDIRLLFFNHLEERYQTALTNTMNIVAAKKEALKSEQDLRLHLHQPRAKRIEVDIHNVRAAELVLHRDRVDRHCKGILQALGNCRTDFHELQIRQHKLTEDFRSQIYSMEDVFTYATKSDVLVGLCGTLQSNLESHMNIIQASQRNFRQTLESKLDGLRETNVQLIKSFKLFSDGGNFTPKEIEAHHKRIEKMVKRIDTNDEAIMLDMEGTESKCLELAKDVINRFEEKFHFLTVDLKFLEKIQGMLTNTQVQIKTEATKSNMQNKKINSLLTELKSMVDTCARSSPEKTVTTDDVFTFTWSIIEELRARCHYLECFLGAFAVAARPKSRKSASPAIDGLLQPSRMGVSFMDDVAVGVIRGLLRLSKPKVTQEANSESTERVSAAVTVRLSSPIGQRSGDSAESVSAQSVKRFSKPTRFDKRFQVFGPKPETHGVTTFKSLITSILWKTNDILLLVAEEFYKKKERRPITRPQYLQETFEQCAEEINKRLLVYQGQTQDYHNNCLQEFRQQLKDIEEGLSKVPGVLISNLGEQHLGSLSQDTDNIRQQLGITLHESEGRKKKHSDKLSVRLSHPACEKELETLNRAEEERQRELTNAIMNTLQELQACVRKHGEEFVRSLTSLTENLLFQMDNLLTVDEVQVGQAEMKSENVTTLIRRKQAGIPLEEKQSAHQIQRGSRTWPGISYFGSSTDGPVEQPCNKTASITTAKTTLGHLRAVEACESMYQCYEQRYREELARAVQESQVQRTEVQCWEEHWRGLLNTLTQLNAE; from the exons ATGGCTGAGACTCGTGTCATTCCAAGTGGGAAAGTCTACCGCCAGATGTTTGACGCCCAG GTTCAGCTGTCAAGGTCTCTACATGATACTCGGAGGAAACGTGAGACTAATGAAGGATTCTTACCAAGGGACAACCCTCCTCTTagtagggacacagacactggtctGCAGCAGCAGATTAGAAGTCTTCAGACTGAAACCCACCAATGCTCAGAGGAAATGGCTGTTAG GTACCAACTGTTCTCAGGCATCAAGCATTGCCAGACGACTGAGGAGCAGCTTGTTGAGGAGGAGATCCGTGGACTACCTGACCATGTTG TGGCAGAAAAGCCAGGGTCAGACATCATTGAACGCCTGATGGAGAAAAAGCAGAGGAACCACCTAGAGGCTGTGGCACAGTTGTACAGGGACCTTTCTGTGCTCAGTGTG GAGTATGAGACATTATTCAGGAAAACTGGGCAAGAGGTGCTGCACCAACTCTCAGTGTATGATGGCAATGTGGAGAGACAAATGCAGAGGATTGAAAATCTTTCTGATTTGGAGAAGTTCACCTTACAG GGACTTCATGACTTCTGGGATACAGTGAAACAAGAGTCAGTGATTAGGAGGAAGTGGATCAAGGATCTGGATGATACCCTGGCTAAGTATGAGTCTGACAGAACAGCCATG ATTGCAGCATTGCTGAGAAAATACACAGGGAAACTGGAAAAGATCTGCTACGTAATGCCTTCGGATATCCACCGACTGATCAATAGAGAAGCCATG ATGATAAACCAGGCTATTCTAGCAAATAGACGAGCAGTGGCCAAGCTCTACCTGAACCTGATGGAGAATGATCTACAGAAGGAGGTATTCCACCGACTCAGATGGGAGGACAAACTGCAAGACTGGAAGAGCTTTAAGGTCCTTGGTGTGGTCAGCAGGTTCAA AGATTTCATGGGAAGCCCTCCAATCCAGTGTCCCAAGGACGTACAAGCTATTCTGGACACCATGAGTGCAGCACAGCAATCTTTTAGAGAAAGACGCATCAAAATTCTTCAGTCACTCAC TGCCATGATACCTCCAAGATGTTCAAAGACTCTAATCACTGACTGGTATAAGTCTTTGTCATCTGTCAACGAGCAAATTG ATTGTATGCACATTGAATCAATGAGGAAGCTACATTCTTATTATGAAAATACCTGGCAAGAATGCCTAGCTGAGGTAGAACAAGTCAAG AAAGAGATTACTACATATGGGGTTTCTCCAGAAGAGATCCAGCATACTGTTAATGCTGAGttcctgcctctgattgggaaatgccagagccagaccgaggagCACCTTGCCACCATGGAT AGAGCGTTTGAGTCTTTGGCCAAGAGAGCTGCTGTGCTAAGTAAGTCACTTTTCAAATTCACACGTGGGGCATCTCACCTGTGGGAGGTGCACAGTGCCGGGCTGCAGAGGAGGGAGCAGCAGCTGCAAGACCAGCTGGACGAGGTGCGCTACAGTCAGGAGCATGAAATCCAG AAGAAGGAGGCTCATCTTGATGTTATGTTGgacagactgagacaggagagCACTGAAGAAGCACTCAAAATCACGCTGGAGAAGACTCTACACTCCCTGGATGAAATAAAACTTGT ATACATGCACTTCTACAAAGAAGAGGTGGACACAGTGGAGAGTTATCCTGCCATGGTCTTGGAGGAGCTGCACTCTTACAGCTCCGCTGTCAGTCGATTCTTCAACGTCAAGGAGATATATACCGGTAGTCAG GACTCTGAGGAACTTCGCTCCCTTTATCCCGTCATAAACCTTG ATTTAAGTGGGAGGGCCAGTGTGAAGAGGACAAGACAGACCACTGTACAGGGAAGGAAACGTTGTCCGGGAGGATTCCAGAAAAGTCCAAATCCAGCACATTCATCCTTTGATGAATTTGACACTGAG GATGACATTGATTCCCATTGGGAGTTTCTTGACTCTCAGTCCAGTGAGTCATTCTGCACCTCTAAAGGCAATGTGTACAACGGTCAGAGCTTTGTCTCTCAATGGGACACGGAGCAGGATCCCATTCCATCTGAGATGGAGTTGGTTGTGTTCCCCAGAAGTCTTCTTGCGGATCTACAAAAAGA TATACGTCTGTTGTTTTTCAACCACCTCGAAGAGAGATATCAGACTGCTCTCACCAACACGATGAATATTGTGGCAGCCAAGAAGGAAGCACTGAAGTCAGAGCAGGATCTCCGACTGCACCTCCACCAACCACGGGCTAAGAGAATCGAGGTGGACATCCACAATGTCCGTGCTG CAGAACTGGTACTGCACAGAGATCGTGTGGATAGGCACTGTAAAGGCATCTTGCAGGCCCTTGGCAACTGCCGAACGGACTTCCACGAACTCCAGATTCGACAGCACAAACTGACTGAGGACTTCAGATCCCAGATTTACAGCATGGAGGATGTCTTTACCTATGCCACCAAGTCAGACGT GCTGGTTGGGCTATGTGGTACGCTGCAATCCAATTTGGAGAGCCACATGAACATCATTCAGGCATCACAGAGAAACTTCAGACAGACTCTGGAGTCCAAGCTGGATGGCCTAAGAGAGACCAACGTCCAGTTAATCAAATCCTTTAA GCTGTTCTCAGATGGAGGGAACTTCACACCCAAAGAGATAGAGGCGCATCACAAACGGATTGAGAAAATGGTTAAACGTATCGACACCAACGATGAGGCTATAATGCTGGATATGGAGGGGACAGAGTCCAAGTGTCTGGAGCTG GCGAAGGATGTGATAAACAGATTTGAGGAGAAATTCCACTTTTTGACAGTGGATTTGAAATTTCTGGAGAAAATCCAAGGAATGCTAACAAATACACAGGTTCAGATAAAAACAGAG GCAACAAAGAGCAACATGCAAAATAAGAAAATCAACAGCCTCCTGACAGAGTTAAAAAGTATGGTAGATACTTGTGCCAGAAGCAGTCCAGAAAAG ACAGTGACAACAGATGATGTTTTCACTTTTACGTGGTCTATAATAGAGGAATTGAGGGCACGATGCCATTATCTTGAATGCTTTTTG GGGGCCTTCGCTGTAGCAGCACGCCCCAAGTCCCGCAAGTCAGCAAGCCCTGCCATAGAcggtctgctccagcccagccgCATGGGGGTGTCCTTCATGGATGATGTGGCCGTGGGGGTCATCAGGggactgctgag GCTAAGCAAGCCTAAAGTCACCCAGGAAGCCAATTCAGAGTCGACAGAGAGGGTCTCAGCAGCAGTCACAG TCAGGTTGTCGTCTCCTATTGGGCAGAGGTCAGGGGATTCTGCCGAATCTGTCAGTGCACAAAG TGTGAAGAGGTTTTCTAAACCCACTCGCTTTGACAAGAGATTCCAGGTGTTTGGTCCCAAACCAGAGACACATGGCGT AACTACTTTCAAAAGTTTGATAACCAGCATTCTTTGGAAGACCAATGATATTCTTCTCCTGGTTGCTGAG GAGTTCTATAAGAAGAAGGAACGCCGGCCTATCACAAGGCCTCAGTACCTCCAGGAGACGTTTGAACAATGTGCTGAGGAGATTAACAAAAGGCTGCTCGTCTACCAGGGCCAAACTCAGGACTACCACAACAACTGTCTGCAAG AATTCCGACAGCAGCTGAAAGACATTGAGGAGGGTCTTTCCAAGGTGCCAGGGGTGCTCATCTCTAACCTGGGAGAACAACACCTGGGGAGCCTGAGCCAAGACACGGACAACATCCGTCAACAGCTAGGCATCACTCTGCATGAGAGCGAGGGGAGAAAG AAAAAGCACAGTGACAAGCTGAGTGTGCGTCTGAGCCATCCTGCTTGTGAGAAAGAGCTGGAGACCTTGAATCGTGctgaagaggagagacaaagagagctgACCAATGCCATCATGAACACTCTGCAAGAGCTACAA GCATGTGTGAGGAAACATGGGGAGGAGTTTGTGAGATCACTCACCTCTCTGACAGAGAACCTGCTGTTCCAGATGGACAACCTCCTGACCGTAGATGAGGTCCAAGTTGGCC AAGCTGAAATGAAGAGTGAAAATGTCACCACTCTAATTCGCCGAAAACAAGCTGGTATTCCGCTAGAGGAGAAGCAAAGTGCACATCAAATACAGCGAGGCAGCAG AACGTGGCCAGGAATCTCTTACTTTGGATCCAGTACTGATGGTCCAGTGGAGCAACCATGCAACAAAACAGCCTCCATCACCACTGCAAAGACCACCTTAGGCCACCTGAGAGCAGTGGAGGCCTGTGAATCTATGTACCAG TGCTATGAGCAGCGGTACAGGGAGGAGCTGGCCCGGGCCGTGCAGGAGAGCCAGGTCCAGAGGACGGAGGTGCAGTGCTGGGAGGAACACTGGAGAGGCTTACTGAACACTCTGACCCAGCTCAACGCTGAGTGA
- the ccdc180 gene encoding coiled-coil domain-containing protein 180 isoform X1 — protein sequence MAETRVIPSGKVYRQMFDAQVQLSRSLHDTRRKRETNEGFLPRDNPPLSRDTDTGLQQQIRSLQTETHQCSEEMAVRYQLFSGIKHCQTTEEQLVEEEIRGLPDHVVAEKPGSDIIERLMEKKQRNHLEAVAQLYRDLSVLSVEYETLFRKTGQEVLHQLSVYDGNVERQMQRIENLSDLEKFTLQGLHDFWDTVKQESVIRRKWIKDLDDTLAKYESDRTAMIAALLRKYTGKLEKICYVMPSDIHRLINREAMMINQAILANRRAVAKLYLNLMENDLQKEVFHRLRWEDKLQDWKSFKVLGVVSRFKDFMGSPPIQCPKDVQAILDTMSAAQQSFRERRIKILQSLTAMIPPRCSKTLITDWYKSLSSVNEQIDCMHIESMRKLHSYYENTWQECLAEVEQVKKEITTYGVSPEEIQHTVNAEFLPLIGKCQSQTEEHLATMDRAFESLAKRAAVLSKSLFKFTRGASHLWEVHSAGLQRREQQLQDQLDEVRYSQEHEIQKKEAHLDVMLDRLRQESTEEALKITLEKTLHSLDEIKLVYMHFYKEEVDTVESYPAMVLEELHSYSSAVSRFFNVKEIYTGSQDSEELRSLYPVINLDLSGRASVKRTRQTTVQGRKRCPGGFQKSPNPAHSSFDEFDTEDDIDSHWEFLDSQSSESFCTSKGNVYNGQSFVSQWDTEQDPIPSEMELVVFPRSLLADLQKDIRLLFFNHLEERYQTALTNTMNIVAAKKEALKSEQDLRLHLHQPRAKRIEVDIHNVRAAELVLHRDRVDRHCKGILQALGNCRTDFHELQIRQHKLTEDFRSQIYSMEDVFTYATKSDVLVGLCGTLQSNLESHMNIIQASQRNFRQTLESKLDGLRETNVQLIKSFKLFSDGGNFTPKEIEAHHKRIEKMVKRIDTNDEAIMLDMEGTESKCLELAKDVINRFEEKFHFLTVDLKFLEKIQGMLTNTQVQIKTEATKSNMQNKKINSLLTELKSMVDTCARSSPEKTVTTDDVFTFTWSIIEELRARCHYLECFLNPSMAVLMPECPLQGAFAVAARPKSRKSASPAIDGLLQPSRMGVSFMDDVAVGVIRGLLRLSKPKVTQEANSESTERVSAAVTVRLSSPIGQRSGDSAESVSAQSVKRFSKPTRFDKRFQVFGPKPETHGVTTFKSLITSILWKTNDILLLVAEEFYKKKERRPITRPQYLQETFEQCAEEINKRLLVYQGQTQDYHNNCLQEFRQQLKDIEEGLSKVPGVLISNLGEQHLGSLSQDTDNIRQQLGITLHESEGRKKKHSDKLSVRLSHPACEKELETLNRAEEERQRELTNAIMNTLQELQACVRKHGEEFVRSLTSLTENLLFQMDNLLTVDEVQVGQAEMKSENVTTLIRRKQAGIPLEEKQSAHQIQRGSRTWPGISYFGSSTDGPVEQPCNKTASITTAKTTLGHLRAVEACESMYQCYEQRYREELARAVQESQVQRTEVQCWEEHWRGLLNTLTQLNAE from the exons ATGGCTGAGACTCGTGTCATTCCAAGTGGGAAAGTCTACCGCCAGATGTTTGACGCCCAG GTTCAGCTGTCAAGGTCTCTACATGATACTCGGAGGAAACGTGAGACTAATGAAGGATTCTTACCAAGGGACAACCCTCCTCTTagtagggacacagacactggtctGCAGCAGCAGATTAGAAGTCTTCAGACTGAAACCCACCAATGCTCAGAGGAAATGGCTGTTAG GTACCAACTGTTCTCAGGCATCAAGCATTGCCAGACGACTGAGGAGCAGCTTGTTGAGGAGGAGATCCGTGGACTACCTGACCATGTTG TGGCAGAAAAGCCAGGGTCAGACATCATTGAACGCCTGATGGAGAAAAAGCAGAGGAACCACCTAGAGGCTGTGGCACAGTTGTACAGGGACCTTTCTGTGCTCAGTGTG GAGTATGAGACATTATTCAGGAAAACTGGGCAAGAGGTGCTGCACCAACTCTCAGTGTATGATGGCAATGTGGAGAGACAAATGCAGAGGATTGAAAATCTTTCTGATTTGGAGAAGTTCACCTTACAG GGACTTCATGACTTCTGGGATACAGTGAAACAAGAGTCAGTGATTAGGAGGAAGTGGATCAAGGATCTGGATGATACCCTGGCTAAGTATGAGTCTGACAGAACAGCCATG ATTGCAGCATTGCTGAGAAAATACACAGGGAAACTGGAAAAGATCTGCTACGTAATGCCTTCGGATATCCACCGACTGATCAATAGAGAAGCCATG ATGATAAACCAGGCTATTCTAGCAAATAGACGAGCAGTGGCCAAGCTCTACCTGAACCTGATGGAGAATGATCTACAGAAGGAGGTATTCCACCGACTCAGATGGGAGGACAAACTGCAAGACTGGAAGAGCTTTAAGGTCCTTGGTGTGGTCAGCAGGTTCAA AGATTTCATGGGAAGCCCTCCAATCCAGTGTCCCAAGGACGTACAAGCTATTCTGGACACCATGAGTGCAGCACAGCAATCTTTTAGAGAAAGACGCATCAAAATTCTTCAGTCACTCAC TGCCATGATACCTCCAAGATGTTCAAAGACTCTAATCACTGACTGGTATAAGTCTTTGTCATCTGTCAACGAGCAAATTG ATTGTATGCACATTGAATCAATGAGGAAGCTACATTCTTATTATGAAAATACCTGGCAAGAATGCCTAGCTGAGGTAGAACAAGTCAAG AAAGAGATTACTACATATGGGGTTTCTCCAGAAGAGATCCAGCATACTGTTAATGCTGAGttcctgcctctgattgggaaatgccagagccagaccgaggagCACCTTGCCACCATGGAT AGAGCGTTTGAGTCTTTGGCCAAGAGAGCTGCTGTGCTAAGTAAGTCACTTTTCAAATTCACACGTGGGGCATCTCACCTGTGGGAGGTGCACAGTGCCGGGCTGCAGAGGAGGGAGCAGCAGCTGCAAGACCAGCTGGACGAGGTGCGCTACAGTCAGGAGCATGAAATCCAG AAGAAGGAGGCTCATCTTGATGTTATGTTGgacagactgagacaggagagCACTGAAGAAGCACTCAAAATCACGCTGGAGAAGACTCTACACTCCCTGGATGAAATAAAACTTGT ATACATGCACTTCTACAAAGAAGAGGTGGACACAGTGGAGAGTTATCCTGCCATGGTCTTGGAGGAGCTGCACTCTTACAGCTCCGCTGTCAGTCGATTCTTCAACGTCAAGGAGATATATACCGGTAGTCAG GACTCTGAGGAACTTCGCTCCCTTTATCCCGTCATAAACCTTG ATTTAAGTGGGAGGGCCAGTGTGAAGAGGACAAGACAGACCACTGTACAGGGAAGGAAACGTTGTCCGGGAGGATTCCAGAAAAGTCCAAATCCAGCACATTCATCCTTTGATGAATTTGACACTGAG GATGACATTGATTCCCATTGGGAGTTTCTTGACTCTCAGTCCAGTGAGTCATTCTGCACCTCTAAAGGCAATGTGTACAACGGTCAGAGCTTTGTCTCTCAATGGGACACGGAGCAGGATCCCATTCCATCTGAGATGGAGTTGGTTGTGTTCCCCAGAAGTCTTCTTGCGGATCTACAAAAAGA TATACGTCTGTTGTTTTTCAACCACCTCGAAGAGAGATATCAGACTGCTCTCACCAACACGATGAATATTGTGGCAGCCAAGAAGGAAGCACTGAAGTCAGAGCAGGATCTCCGACTGCACCTCCACCAACCACGGGCTAAGAGAATCGAGGTGGACATCCACAATGTCCGTGCTG CAGAACTGGTACTGCACAGAGATCGTGTGGATAGGCACTGTAAAGGCATCTTGCAGGCCCTTGGCAACTGCCGAACGGACTTCCACGAACTCCAGATTCGACAGCACAAACTGACTGAGGACTTCAGATCCCAGATTTACAGCATGGAGGATGTCTTTACCTATGCCACCAAGTCAGACGT GCTGGTTGGGCTATGTGGTACGCTGCAATCCAATTTGGAGAGCCACATGAACATCATTCAGGCATCACAGAGAAACTTCAGACAGACTCTGGAGTCCAAGCTGGATGGCCTAAGAGAGACCAACGTCCAGTTAATCAAATCCTTTAA GCTGTTCTCAGATGGAGGGAACTTCACACCCAAAGAGATAGAGGCGCATCACAAACGGATTGAGAAAATGGTTAAACGTATCGACACCAACGATGAGGCTATAATGCTGGATATGGAGGGGACAGAGTCCAAGTGTCTGGAGCTG GCGAAGGATGTGATAAACAGATTTGAGGAGAAATTCCACTTTTTGACAGTGGATTTGAAATTTCTGGAGAAAATCCAAGGAATGCTAACAAATACACAGGTTCAGATAAAAACAGAG GCAACAAAGAGCAACATGCAAAATAAGAAAATCAACAGCCTCCTGACAGAGTTAAAAAGTATGGTAGATACTTGTGCCAGAAGCAGTCCAGAAAAG ACAGTGACAACAGATGATGTTTTCACTTTTACGTGGTCTATAATAGAGGAATTGAGGGCACGATGCCATTATCTTGAATGCTTTTTG AACCCTTCCATGGCAGTACTGATGCCTGAATGCCCTCTCCAGGGGGCCTTCGCTGTAGCAGCACGCCCCAAGTCCCGCAAGTCAGCAAGCCCTGCCATAGAcggtctgctccagcccagccgCATGGGGGTGTCCTTCATGGATGATGTGGCCGTGGGGGTCATCAGGggactgctgag GCTAAGCAAGCCTAAAGTCACCCAGGAAGCCAATTCAGAGTCGACAGAGAGGGTCTCAGCAGCAGTCACAG TCAGGTTGTCGTCTCCTATTGGGCAGAGGTCAGGGGATTCTGCCGAATCTGTCAGTGCACAAAG TGTGAAGAGGTTTTCTAAACCCACTCGCTTTGACAAGAGATTCCAGGTGTTTGGTCCCAAACCAGAGACACATGGCGT AACTACTTTCAAAAGTTTGATAACCAGCATTCTTTGGAAGACCAATGATATTCTTCTCCTGGTTGCTGAG GAGTTCTATAAGAAGAAGGAACGCCGGCCTATCACAAGGCCTCAGTACCTCCAGGAGACGTTTGAACAATGTGCTGAGGAGATTAACAAAAGGCTGCTCGTCTACCAGGGCCAAACTCAGGACTACCACAACAACTGTCTGCAAG AATTCCGACAGCAGCTGAAAGACATTGAGGAGGGTCTTTCCAAGGTGCCAGGGGTGCTCATCTCTAACCTGGGAGAACAACACCTGGGGAGCCTGAGCCAAGACACGGACAACATCCGTCAACAGCTAGGCATCACTCTGCATGAGAGCGAGGGGAGAAAG AAAAAGCACAGTGACAAGCTGAGTGTGCGTCTGAGCCATCCTGCTTGTGAGAAAGAGCTGGAGACCTTGAATCGTGctgaagaggagagacaaagagagctgACCAATGCCATCATGAACACTCTGCAAGAGCTACAA GCATGTGTGAGGAAACATGGGGAGGAGTTTGTGAGATCACTCACCTCTCTGACAGAGAACCTGCTGTTCCAGATGGACAACCTCCTGACCGTAGATGAGGTCCAAGTTGGCC AAGCTGAAATGAAGAGTGAAAATGTCACCACTCTAATTCGCCGAAAACAAGCTGGTATTCCGCTAGAGGAGAAGCAAAGTGCACATCAAATACAGCGAGGCAGCAG AACGTGGCCAGGAATCTCTTACTTTGGATCCAGTACTGATGGTCCAGTGGAGCAACCATGCAACAAAACAGCCTCCATCACCACTGCAAAGACCACCTTAGGCCACCTGAGAGCAGTGGAGGCCTGTGAATCTATGTACCAG TGCTATGAGCAGCGGTACAGGGAGGAGCTGGCCCGGGCCGTGCAGGAGAGCCAGGTCCAGAGGACGGAGGTGCAGTGCTGGGAGGAACACTGGAGAGGCTTACTGAACACTCTGACCCAGCTCAACGCTGAGTGA